GGCTGCTGCCGGGCAGCAGGGCGCCCTCGCGGCGCAGCTCGCGGACGGCGAGCGCGGTGCTGCGCCGGGCCTGCTCGAGGACCTCGACGCGGCGGCCGTGGGCCATGAGGTTGACGCCCATGAGCGCGACGTCCTCGGCGCTGGGCTGCACGAGCAGGACCTCGGTGCCCCTCGCGCGCAGCTTGCGCGCCTCGTGGCCCAGGCGCTTGCCCGACGCCGCACGCATGAGGGCGCCCATGCGCTCGCCCGGCGTCCCGCCGGCGGCCTCGGCCAGCGACGAGGTCGGGTTGAGGCAGACGACGAGGTCCAGGCCGCGCCCGCACAGGAGGTCGAGGTTCGACATGGAGCAGATGCCGCCGTCGACGTAGGAGCGTCCCGCCACCCTGACCGGGTGGTAGAAGCCGGGGATCGCGCAGGACGCGGCGACGGCGTCGGTGACGTCGGCCACGGGCGCGTCCTCACGGCCGAAGGCCACGCGCCGGCCCGTGCCGTAGTCCGCAGCGACGGCCCAGAAGGACGGGTGCTCGGGCCAGGCGCCCCGGACCTTGTCGCGCACGAGGTCCTTGATGGGGTCCGTGGAGACGAAGCCGCGCGGCAGCAGGCCCGCCATGAGCATCGCGGGCGGCCGGCGGCGCAGGTGCACGAGGCTCGACAGCGCCAGGCGCGCCGAGCCGGGGCCGATCGGGGGCAGCGCCCTGGCCAGGCGCAGCTCGTGCCCGCCGACGCGCTCGGCCAGCTCGTCGGCGCGGTCGTCGGCGTCCTGGACGTCGTCGCCGGCCGGGCCCTGGAGGTGGGCGCCCATCAGCGCGGGCGCGAGGCCGTCGGCCACGATCGCGCCGACGACCGAGCCCGCCGAGGTGCCGACGACGTGCTCCGCCGAGGCCGGGTCCCACCCGGTCTCGTCGGCCAGCGCCTCCAGCGCCCCGACGAGCCACGAGGCGCCGACGACACCGCCGGCCCCCAGCACGAGTCCGATCCGCATGGCAGCGCCGCCTACCCGGGGAGGGTGTGCGAGAAGCACCGCGAGGGTCCGGGCCGGACGGCGGGATCGGGGCCCGACGCGCGATCATGGAGGCCATGACCACCCTGGAGGTCGAGGGCGAGCGCGTCGTGGTGCGGTTCTCGGGCCGCCACGCCGTGATGGCGCTGGCGCGCTCGGTGAGCGTCCCGCTGGCGTCCGTGCGCTCGGCCACCGTGGTCCCCGACAGCTGGCAGGTCCGCGTCGGCTGGCGCCTGGGCGGCACCTTCCTGCCCCGGCGGCTGGCCTTCGGGCGCTTCCGCAAGGGCCAGGTGCGCACCTTCGCGGCGATGTACGCCGGCGAGCCGGCGGTCCTCCTCGAGCTCGAGGGCGACCACTGGGACCGCCTCTGCATCGCCGTCGAGGACGCGGAGGCCGCGGTGCGCCGCATCACCGCGGCCACGGGGCAGTCGACGGACGCCGGCGGCTAGGATCCGAGGCACACCAGGGGGACTGGTGTAGTGGTAACACGGCGGTCTCCAAAACCGCAACTCGAGGTTCGATTCCTCGGTCCCCCGCTCGTCGCGCTGCGCTGAAGGCCCCGCTGTCCGACCGCGGGGCCGCCGCTCAACTGCGACGCCCTGGCGCCGACCATCGAGAGGGTCCACGCAAGGAGCTCTCTCTTGTCTCGCCTCCCCAGGCTGGCGGCGCTGTGCGCGCTGCTGCTGTGCGTCCTGGCCGCCCCGGCCCAGGCCGACACCCCGTTCGACGTCGCCTACTCGAAGAACACGACGGGCGACATCGCCGTCATCGGCAACACCCTGCTGTCGTGCGCGACCGGCGCGACCGGCTGCGCCGACGCCCGCAACGGCACCGGCACGCTGAACAACAACAACTGGCCGATGGCCTTCGTCGACGTCGACAGCGACGGCGCGACCTTCAACAGCAGCTCGGCCACCCTCAGCCTGCTCGCCGGGCGCACGATCCTCAACGCGCAGCTCGTCTGGGGCGCGAACACGAAGGCCGGCGACACGGTCTCGGGCGTCGCCGGTGCCGACGCGCCCGATGCGGCGCTGAAGGACCGCGTGCGGTTCACCACGCCCGCCGGGACCACGCAGGTCGTCGCCTCGCAGCTCGACACCGACGCGACCAACGGGTCCTCCCAGGACCGCTACGGCGCGGTGGCCGACGTCACCTCGCTGGTCCAGGCCGGCGGCGACGGCGTCTACGCGGTGGCCAACGTCCAGGCCGGCCGGGGCGGTGACCGCTACGCCGGCTGGGCGCTCGTCGTGACCTACGCCCACCCGTCGCTCGAGCCCCACAACCTGACGGTCTTCAAGGGCTACGTCCCCGTCTCGTCCGGCAACCCGAAGACCATCACCGTCAACGGCTTCCAGACGCCGAAGGCCGCGCCCTTCACCACGAAGCTCGGCCTCGTCTCCTACGAGGGCGACCTCGGCCTCGTCGGCGACCAGGCCTCAGTCGGCACGACGGAGCTCGCCAACGCGGCCAACCCGCTGAACAACACCTTCAACTCGACGATCGCCACCCCGGCGGCGTCGCGCACCCCCGGCTACGTCAACCAGCTCGGCTTCGACGCGGACGAGTTCTCCATCGACGGGGCGCTCGCCCCGAACCAGACCTCGGCGCAGATCCCGCTCGAGACCGACAGCGACCGCTACATCCCGAACCTCGTCACCTTCGTCTCCGACCTGCGCTCCCCGCGCTTCCTCCCCACCGAGTCGGTCGCCCCGTCGACGGGCGGCAAGGTCGAGCCGGGCGACGTGCTGACCTACACGATCGTCGCCAAGAACGAGGGCGACGACCACGCCAAGGACGTCGTCGTCGAGCGGGACCTCGACCCCGACGTGCAGTACGTCCCGGGCTCGCTGACGGTCGACGGTGCCCCGGTCACCGACGCGACCAACGACGACACCGGCGAGATCACGGGCGGCACGCTGAAGTTCCCGCTCGGCGTCGTCAACGAGGGCGCCACGAAGACCATCACCTTCCAGGTGAAGGTCCCCGAGGCGATCGCCACCGGCACGCCGATCACCGGCACGACGAAGATCGACTACTCGGGCACCACCATGGCCGGGCTCGACCTCGAGGGCGAAGGCTCGTCCTCCGTCGTCGTCGTGCGCCCGGACCTCGCGGTGAGCGCGACCCACGGGACGCTGACGCGTGGCGACTCGGCGACCTACGAGCTGACCGCGGCCAACGTCGGCCAGGGCGGCACGCACGGGACGACGACGCTTGCGGCGACGTTCCCGGCTGGCCTGTCGGTCACGGGCGTGACCGGCACGGGCTGGTCCTGCCTCTCGACGTCGTCGACGGTCTCCTGCACGCGCTCGGACCGCGCGGCCGCGGGGGCGTCGTTCCCGAAGGTCTTCGTGACGGTGGACGTCGCCGAGTCGGCCACGACGCTGGACGTCGACGCCTCCGTCGACGGCGACCAGGACCTCAACGCCGCCAACGACGCGGTGACCTCGCCGGGCAACGCCTCGAGCACCGCCGACCTGCGGGTGACGGCCGTCGCCACCGGTGATGCCGGGGTGGGCAAGCCGCAGACCTGGACCTACACGATCCACAACGACGGTCCGTCCTCGGCGACGGGCGTCGAGGGGGCGCTGTCGATCCCGGCCGGCCTGGTGCGCCAGGGCTCGGTCTCCTCGAGCCAGGGCAGCTGCGCCGCGGCCGGCCCGTGCACCATCGGCACCCTCGCCAAGGGCGCGACCGCCACGGTGACCCTCGTCGCCGTCCCGGGCTCGTCGCTCGCCGGCCTGACGACCGACCCGCGCCTCACCGTGAGCGCCACGACGACCGACCCGGACGCGACCGACGACCAGGGCGGCGACCCCGTGGCGGTCCGTCCCGCGGTCGACCTGATGGCCGGCGTCACCGCCGCGCCGACGGTCACGGCCGGCACGGCGGCGCAGTGGGACGTGACCCTGCGCAACGACGGCCCGTCGACGTCCTCGGCGACGCTGGCGGTGACGCTCCCCGCCGGGCTCGCGTCGCCGACGGTCGAGCTCTGGAACGGCACGGCCTGCCCGGTCGTCTCCGGCGTCGCCACCTGCCCGGCGGTCACCCTGGGCGCCGGCGTGCAGCGCACGGCGACGGTCCGCGGGTCGGTCCCGGCCGGAGCCACGGCGGGCTCGACGCTCGCCGTGACCGCCCGGGGCACGACCTCGTCGGCGACCGACGAGCTCGACGCCACCGACGACGAGGCGACCGCCACGTCGACGGTCACGGGCCGCGCCGAGCTGTCCGTGGGCCCGACCGCGGCGCTGCCGGCCCTGACGATCGGCCAGGGCACCGACACCGCGTTCCCGGTGGGGAACACGGGCCCGTCCGAGGCGCACGACGTCGTCCTCGAGGTCGCGCTGCCCGCCGGCCTCGGCTTCGACGCCGCCGGCTCGGACGTGCGCTGCGTCGTCGTGGGCGGCAAGGTCCGCTGCGCGCTGGGCACGCTGGCCGTCGGCCAGACCGTCGCGCCGGTCGTCCGCCTCGTCGCGATGCGCGACGGCGCGGGGGCGAGCCGGCCGGTCAAGGCCACGGTCGACGCGACCGAGACCGACACCGACCCCAGCGACGACGCGGTGACCGCCACGGCGACCATCGCCCCCGCGGTCGAGCTGTCGGTGAAGGCCGACGGTGCGCCGCAGGCCGCCGGTCGTGAGGTGTCCTACCGTCTCAAGGTCGCCAACGCCGGTCCCAACGAGGCCACCGACGTCACCGTCGAGGACGTGCTGCCCGAGGGCGCGGTCTACGAGAGCGCGACGGTCGAGGGCGGCGAGTGCACCATCGGCGGCGGTCGGGTGACGTGCCGTCTGGCGACCCTGCCCGTCGGCCAGGAGCGCACGATCTCCCTGCGCGTGAAGGTCAGCCCGCAGCAGGCCGGCCGGGCCTTCCAGACCGCGCCGGGCGTCGGTTCGGCCCAGGCCGCGCTGCGCGCCCCGGTGCTCGAGGCCCCGACGCTCGTCGTCGAGGCCGAGCGCGCCGAGTCGCCCGCCCCCGCGAAGGTCCCGGCGGCCTGCGTGTCGCGCCGGCGGTTCGCCATCCACTGGACCGTGCCGCGCGGCAGCCGCCCGACGTCCTTCCGGGTCGTCGTCAACGGCAAGACGGTCAAGCGCCTGGGGCGCTCGGCTCGGCGGTGGACGGTCGACCTCCGCGGCCGGACCCCCTCGACGGTCCGCGTGCAGGTCGTCGCGACGGGTCGCAGCGGCCGCAAGGTCGGGACGGCTCGCGTGTACCGCACGTGCCTGCGCAAGGCGGAGTCGGCGCTGCCGACGATCCGCCTGGGCAAGGTCCGCTAGGCGGCGGGGGACCCGTGGCAGACACTTAGGCAGATGCCTAAGTGTCTGCTACGGTCCCGGCCGTGTC
The DNA window shown above is from Conexibacter sp. SYSU D00693 and carries:
- a CDS encoding patatin-like phospholipase family protein, with amino-acid sequence MRIGLVLGAGGVVGASWLVGALEALADETGWDPASAEHVVGTSAGSVVGAIVADGLAPALMGAHLQGPAGDDVQDADDRADELAERVGGHELRLARALPPIGPGSARLALSSLVHLRRRPPAMLMAGLLPRGFVSTDPIKDLVRDKVRGAWPEHPSFWAVAADYGTGRRVAFGREDAPVADVTDAVAASCAIPGFYHPVRVAGRSYVDGGICSMSNLDLLCGRGLDLVVCLNPTSSLAEAAGGTPGERMGALMRAASGKRLGHEARKLRARGTEVLLVQPSAEDVALMGVNLMAHGRRVEVLEQARRSTALAVRELRREGALLPGSSRRRRLRAVPAPQRRAA
- a CDS encoding DUF11 domain-containing protein — encoded protein: MSRLPRLAALCALLLCVLAAPAQADTPFDVAYSKNTTGDIAVIGNTLLSCATGATGCADARNGTGTLNNNNWPMAFVDVDSDGATFNSSSATLSLLAGRTILNAQLVWGANTKAGDTVSGVAGADAPDAALKDRVRFTTPAGTTQVVASQLDTDATNGSSQDRYGAVADVTSLVQAGGDGVYAVANVQAGRGGDRYAGWALVVTYAHPSLEPHNLTVFKGYVPVSSGNPKTITVNGFQTPKAAPFTTKLGLVSYEGDLGLVGDQASVGTTELANAANPLNNTFNSTIATPAASRTPGYVNQLGFDADEFSIDGALAPNQTSAQIPLETDSDRYIPNLVTFVSDLRSPRFLPTESVAPSTGGKVEPGDVLTYTIVAKNEGDDHAKDVVVERDLDPDVQYVPGSLTVDGAPVTDATNDDTGEITGGTLKFPLGVVNEGATKTITFQVKVPEAIATGTPITGTTKIDYSGTTMAGLDLEGEGSSSVVVVRPDLAVSATHGTLTRGDSATYELTAANVGQGGTHGTTTLAATFPAGLSVTGVTGTGWSCLSTSSTVSCTRSDRAAAGASFPKVFVTVDVAESATTLDVDASVDGDQDLNAANDAVTSPGNASSTADLRVTAVATGDAGVGKPQTWTYTIHNDGPSSATGVEGALSIPAGLVRQGSVSSSQGSCAAAGPCTIGTLAKGATATVTLVAVPGSSLAGLTTDPRLTVSATTTDPDATDDQGGDPVAVRPAVDLMAGVTAAPTVTAGTAAQWDVTLRNDGPSTSSATLAVTLPAGLASPTVELWNGTACPVVSGVATCPAVTLGAGVQRTATVRGSVPAGATAGSTLAVTARGTTSSATDELDATDDEATATSTVTGRAELSVGPTAALPALTIGQGTDTAFPVGNTGPSEAHDVVLEVALPAGLGFDAAGSDVRCVVVGGKVRCALGTLAVGQTVAPVVRLVAMRDGAGASRPVKATVDATETDTDPSDDAVTATATIAPAVELSVKADGAPQAAGREVSYRLKVANAGPNEATDVTVEDVLPEGAVYESATVEGGECTIGGGRVTCRLATLPVGQERTISLRVKVSPQQAGRAFQTAPGVGSAQAALRAPVLEAPTLVVEAERAESPAPAKVPAACVSRRRFAIHWTVPRGSRPTSFRVVVNGKTVKRLGRSARRWTVDLRGRTPSTVRVQVVATGRSGRKVGTARVYRTCLRKAESALPTIRLGKVR